The following proteins are co-located in the Tiliqua scincoides isolate rTilSci1 chromosome 8, rTilSci1.hap2, whole genome shotgun sequence genome:
- the PRR22 gene encoding proline-rich protein 22: protein MQQPKLFYTQHETYAPRPLDRADGQLNRSFPTFVLPENLASVGTPNLYHPPNQEKELFTTPPAGFHMAPCGCFFDPRIYRIEWATTNFVQPSVYKLSSGPGPQNTYLLDSQKYLKGPIQPVAYPPYQPIASNPQFVLPFFKPEGPAANLTDHVSFINNSLHSAQFVDVPQHPSESLGQSKDHKLLTTIPGLNLKDQPAQTGNYEHLKGPLGPCHELAFEAFKDFQVEDAAFQDANKNQDFVANPPIPNILPEEQIPLGVPSAEITPELELCLNPENVITNENQFLEEQESFSLPEKVLLEDAMKLFDCSPVNSDPEASFDYLSDGTPSRSQGEGQKDSCFSGEDSPSDIRSLNLPDELLSFDYSVPEILSAVTSLDYLYGVDGFGEEPTWEGESLTSSSQLLPNHESHLEENTKDSIITDTKGKPKLASIQGANDEPEKLNPAALEN, encoded by the exons ATGCAGCAACCCAAACTCTTTTACACACAGCATGAGACATATGCCCCCAGACCTTTAGACCGAGCGGACGGCCAGCTGAACCGATCCTTTCCGACCTTTGTTCTCCCTGAAAATCTTGCCTCTGTAG GGACACCCAATTTGTACCATCCTCCCAATCAAGAGAAAGAACTTTTTACAACGCCCCCGGCAG GTTTTCACATGGCTCCTTGTGGGtgcttctttgaccccaggaTCTACCGCATTGAGTGGGCAACGACCAATTTTGTCCAGCCCTCAGTTTATAAACTCTCTAGTGGGCCAGGCCCACAAAACACATATCTTCTGGACAGCCAAAAGTACCTCAAGGGCCCcatccagccagtggcatatcCGCCCTACCAACCCATTGCCAGCAACCCCCAATTTGTCCTGCCTTTCTTCAAGCCGGAAGGCCCTGCCGCCAACTTGACAGATCACGTCAGCTTCATCAACAACTCTCTCCACAGCGCTCAGTTTGTGGATGTGCCTCAACACCCCAGTGAAAGTCTTGGGCAAAGTAAAGACCACAAACTCCTCACAACAATCCCTGGGCTGAACCTAAAGGATCAGCCTGCTCAGACAGGAAACTACGAGCATCTCAAAGGGCCCCTGGGCCCCTGCCATGAGCTGGCCTTTGAAGCCTTCAAGGACTTCCAAGTGGAAGATGCAGCATTTCAGGATGCGAACAAGAACCAGGATTTTGTGGCAAACCCTCCCATTCCAAACATCCTCCCTGAAGAACAAATTCCTCTTGGTGTACCTAGTGCTGAGATCACCCCAGAACTGGAGCTTTGTTTGAACCCAGAGAATGTCATAACCAATGAAAACCAATTTTTGGAAGAACAGGAGTCCTTCAGCCTCCCTGAGAAGGTCCTTCTGGAAGATGCCATGAAACTCTTTGATTGCTCTCCAGTTAATTCTGACCCTGAGGCCTCCTTCGATTATCTTAGTGATGGTACCCCTAGCAGGAGCCAGGGAGAGGGACAAAAGGATAGTTGCTTCTCTGGCGAAGATTCACCCAGTGACATCCGGTCCCTCAACTTGCCTGATGAGTTGCTATCCTTTGACTACAGTGTGCCAGAAATCCTCAGTGCTGTGACAAGCCTGGATTACCTGTATGGTGTGGATGGTTTTGGGGAGGAACCCACGTGGGAAGGTGAGTCTCTCACATCCTCCTCACAGCTCCTCCCAAACCATGAATCCCACTTGGAGGAAAACACAAAGGACAGTATCATAACAGACACAAAAGGCAAACCAAAGCTTGCCTCCATACAGGGGGCCAATGATGAACCTGAGAAGCTGAACCCTGCTGCACTGGAGAACTGA